A single window of Pontibacillus chungwhensis DNA harbors:
- a CDS encoding SH3 domain-containing protein encodes MNNNIYIVIKNHISNYPNPIKLTKGQSVIVGEAYMGEENWDNWIYCHTEDLKLEGWVPEQIIDTCGKVLEDYVAKELNVHIGELLFKQKELNGWFWAQKLNSFNEGWIPNENVQVYQQD; translated from the coding sequence ATGAATAATAATATATATATCGTGATAAAAAATCATATAAGTAATTATCCAAATCCGATTAAACTGACTAAAGGACAATCTGTTATTGTCGGAGAAGCGTACATGGGAGAGGAAAATTGGGATAATTGGATATATTGCCATACAGAAGATTTAAAGCTAGAGGGATGGGTTCCTGAACAAATAATAGATACCTGCGGAAAGGTATTAGAAGATTACGTAGCAAAAGAATTAAACGTGCATATCGGAGAACTGCTTTTCAAACAAAAAGAATTAAATGGGTGGTTTTGGGCTCAAAAACTTAATTCTTTTAATGAGGGATGGATCCCAAATGAAAATGTACAAGTTTATCAGCAAGATTAA
- a CDS encoding TetR/AcrR family transcriptional regulator: protein MPRESKRDKILEAAALIVKEQGSDALTLDAAAKKAEVSKGGLLYHFSTKEALVKGLVQHMNDLYRENVEGLVENDPEEAGKWARAFIEVMRDKSEENRTISAGMLAAQGINPELMKPLQDTYADWQDHMEHDGLDEVDATITRLAIDGLWLSEIFGLAPLDPELRGRVLERLKNQTYKK, encoded by the coding sequence ATGCCAAGAGAGTCGAAGCGGGATAAGATTTTAGAAGCGGCTGCGCTGATTGTGAAGGAGCAGGGTAGTGATGCTTTGACGTTGGATGCCGCAGCGAAGAAAGCGGAAGTGAGTAAAGGCGGATTGCTTTATCACTTTTCGACGAAAGAGGCCCTAGTGAAGGGGCTTGTTCAACATATGAATGACCTTTATCGTGAGAACGTCGAGGGACTGGTAGAGAACGATCCAGAGGAAGCGGGGAAATGGGCGCGTGCTTTTATCGAAGTTATGCGTGATAAGAGTGAAGAGAACCGCACCATTAGTGCCGGAATGTTGGCCGCGCAGGGGATCAACCCTGAGCTTATGAAACCCCTGCAGGATACATATGCCGACTGGCAGGATCACATGGAACATGATGGGTTAGATGAAGTCGATGCAACGATCACCCGTCTTGCAATTGATGGCCTGTGGCTTTCTGAGATCTTTGGCCTAGCGCCACTAGACCCCGAGCTCCGAGGACGAGTCCTCGAGCGGTTGAAGAACCAGACGTATAAAAAATAA
- a CDS encoding DUF6843 domain-containing protein — MAPILSFVLYKINHHPSDEVYVLPEEFEGCVGIFYNFENEKSLTEEGNIITYNIPKDGIVKTSSPNDFGWGYEDRSGLRNVTYYYVDDRGDRKEVNEENMIHNKGMAMVETTLPNGNDKSVTFTHFYVGEEDQIPKEKCFQSQEKINEIINK, encoded by the coding sequence ATGGCACCTATTCTTTCTTTTGTTTTATATAAAATAAATCATCATCCTAGTGATGAAGTTTATGTATTACCTGAAGAATTTGAGGGGTGTGTAGGTATTTTTTATAACTTTGAAAATGAGAAATCTCTTACTGAGGAAGGTAACATCATTACTTATAATATCCCTAAAGATGGCATAGTAAAAACGTCATCACCTAACGATTTTGGTTGGGGTTATGAAGATCGTTCTGGTCTTAGGAATGTTACCTATTACTATGTGGATGATCGTGGAGACAGGAAAGAAGTGAATGAAGAAAACATGATTCATAATAAAGGTATGGCCATGGTAGAAACTACTTTACCAAATGGCAATGATAAGAGCGTTACTTTCACCCATTTCTATGTAGGAGAAGAAGATCAAATCCCAAAAGAAAAGTGTTTTCAATCTCAGGAAAAAATTAATGAAATTATAAATAAATAA
- a CDS encoding YobA family protein, with protein MIKSLRILILLILFTLAGCSGDDQGVTGSPTIEGYLVKVEDHEILVVSGITKEQAINKSFGDLTEQTDKKYEAHTFKEEHMFESFKQYEVGQRVRVWAKGGSAESYPPQSELEKIEVVE; from the coding sequence ATGATTAAGAGTCTACGAATCTTGATTCTATTAATTCTGTTTACGTTGGCTGGATGTAGTGGAGACGATCAAGGAGTTACAGGATCACCTACGATTGAAGGGTACCTTGTAAAAGTGGAGGATCACGAAATTCTTGTAGTAAGCGGAATTACAAAAGAACAAGCGATAAATAAAAGCTTTGGAGACCTTACTGAGCAAACAGATAAGAAATATGAGGCGCATACATTTAAGGAGGAGCATATGTTTGAGTCCTTTAAACAGTATGAGGTTGGCCAAAGGGTTCGCGTGTGGGCGAAAGGCGGATCCGCTGAGTCTTATCCTCCCCAGTCGGAATTAGAGAAGATTGAAGTGGTGGAGTAA
- a CDS encoding 5'-methylthioadenosine/adenosylhomocysteine nucleosidase: protein MKQHYLLKPLLGIVLLILLLAGCSQQQNESKAAEKKDEERVGIIGPMEVEIDLLRSHMEVDNKEEIGDLTYYEGVLNGQQIVLVQSGIGKVNATIAAQTLISEFDVDTLINSGVAGGLHPDLGLGDIVISTETVHHDMDETAKGFKPGQIPGMDTRFFKADEDLIQLAKEGTKGLPDYVDVFEARIATGDQFIASEEKTEWIYNTFNAYVVEMEGAAVGQVAQLNNIPYVVIRSASDDAGEEAASIQENFVEEAAKNSSHVIEEILKNMGS from the coding sequence ATGAAACAACATTACTTACTCAAACCGCTACTAGGGATTGTGTTGTTGATCCTACTGCTCGCAGGATGTTCACAGCAACAAAATGAGTCAAAGGCTGCAGAGAAGAAAGATGAAGAACGGGTTGGTATTATTGGACCAATGGAAGTAGAAATAGATTTATTACGTTCTCATATGGAAGTTGATAACAAGGAAGAAATCGGTGACCTTACATATTATGAAGGAGTACTAAACGGACAACAGATTGTACTTGTCCAATCAGGCATCGGGAAAGTGAACGCAACCATTGCAGCTCAAACGCTAATAAGTGAATTTGATGTTGATACGTTAATTAATTCAGGCGTGGCCGGGGGTCTGCATCCCGACCTAGGACTAGGAGATATCGTCATATCTACAGAAACCGTCCATCATGATATGGATGAGACTGCTAAAGGCTTCAAGCCAGGTCAAATCCCAGGTATGGATACTCGCTTTTTCAAAGCTGATGAGGACTTAATTCAATTAGCTAAAGAGGGTACGAAAGGATTGCCTGATTACGTAGATGTGTTTGAGGCACGTATTGCTACGGGAGATCAATTTATTGCAAGTGAAGAGAAAACAGAGTGGATTTACAATACATTCAATGCATACGTAGTAGAAATGGAAGGAGCTGCTGTTGGGCAAGTAGCTCAGTTAAACAACATTCCATATGTCGTCATTCGTTCGGCTTCTGACGATGCTGGCGAAGAGGCTGCCTCGATCCAGGAGAACTTCGTTGAAGAAGCTGCTAAGAACTCTAGTCATGTTATTGAAGAAATTTTAAAGAATATGGGGAGCTAA
- a CDS encoding NUDIX hydrolase: MTKSSPNVYTPPKHIVSAATIVLNEKNEILLIKGPKRGWEMPGGQVEEGESLKEAAIRETKEESGIEVEILKFCGIFQNVNRSICNTLFLAKPIGGECTTSSESLEVGFYPIDKALEMVEVSNFRERIEYCLDDASQPFCIDF; the protein is encoded by the coding sequence ATGACAAAAAGTAGTCCAAATGTATACACACCACCCAAACATATCGTTTCAGCTGCAACGATTGTACTTAATGAGAAAAATGAGATTTTGCTGATTAAGGGACCGAAGAGAGGTTGGGAAATGCCTGGAGGTCAAGTAGAAGAAGGGGAGTCTTTAAAGGAAGCGGCCATTAGAGAAACAAAAGAAGAATCAGGGATTGAGGTTGAAATTCTAAAATTTTGCGGGATCTTTCAAAATGTGAACCGATCGATCTGTAATACATTGTTTTTGGCTAAGCCAATTGGTGGGGAGTGCACCACATCTTCAGAGAGTCTTGAAGTTGGGTTTTATCCGATTGACAAGGCGCTTGAGATGGTAGAGGTGAGCAATTTCCGAGAACGAATTGAATATTGCTTAGACGACGCTTCTCAACCATTTTGCATTGATTTTTAA
- a CDS encoding GerAB/ArcD/ProY family transporter, with protein sequence MSNVSQNQQISPFLVFFLIHSMQIGVGVLSFERVISEKAGHDAWMSIILAALFSHILLWMIYSVVTKHDQDIISIHQSLLGKWIGNVLSLALLSYFALIVLQVLRVYIDVIRAWIFPETPVWLLALLFLLLSYYFVLGDFRVVAGICFFGVLLPLPLLLLKIYPIQDGHVTNLIPFFEADAVSLLKASKEMTFSYVGIEFLLLYYPFIKRGKTSARYAHFGLLLTSFIYLFSALVTFMYFSQGQLQHVVWPTLDLWKTVDFPFIERFEYVGIAIWLLVILPQMALGLWCILRGVNQMITLHTRLIGYGIVLTLVVAASLIQGRDAVQMLNTTTNQTSFIVLACYIPCLFLLSKIRRRQGQ encoded by the coding sequence ATGTCAAACGTCAGCCAAAATCAACAAATCTCTCCTTTTCTGGTATTCTTCCTTATCCACTCAATGCAGATCGGGGTGGGTGTCCTCTCATTTGAACGGGTCATTTCTGAGAAAGCGGGACATGATGCATGGATGAGCATTATCCTAGCCGCTCTCTTTTCCCATATCCTTTTATGGATGATCTATTCTGTTGTAACGAAACACGATCAAGATATCATTTCCATTCACCAATCTCTTCTCGGAAAGTGGATAGGTAATGTACTCTCATTAGCTTTACTAAGCTATTTTGCCTTAATTGTATTACAAGTACTCCGGGTTTATATTGATGTGATCCGGGCTTGGATTTTTCCAGAGACCCCCGTGTGGTTGCTAGCTCTTCTCTTTTTATTGTTGAGCTACTACTTTGTATTAGGAGACTTTCGAGTGGTCGCTGGCATTTGTTTTTTTGGCGTCCTATTGCCTCTCCCACTGCTTTTGTTGAAGATTTACCCAATCCAGGATGGTCATGTAACGAACCTAATTCCTTTTTTCGAAGCAGACGCCGTTTCTCTCTTGAAAGCGTCTAAAGAAATGACCTTTAGCTACGTCGGAATTGAATTTCTCCTTCTTTATTATCCTTTTATTAAAAGAGGGAAAACATCAGCTCGTTATGCACACTTCGGCTTACTGTTGACGTCATTCATTTATCTGTTTAGTGCGCTCGTTACGTTTATGTACTTTTCCCAAGGACAGTTGCAACACGTCGTTTGGCCCACTCTTGACTTATGGAAGACGGTTGATTTCCCATTTATAGAACGATTCGAATATGTCGGTATCGCCATCTGGCTTCTTGTGATCTTGCCTCAAATGGCTTTAGGACTGTGGTGTATCTTGCGCGGCGTGAACCAGATGATCACCCTTCACACCCGATTGATTGGCTACGGAATTGTTCTTACCCTTGTCGTCGCAGCTTCGCTTATTCAAGGACGTGATGCCGTTCAAATGCTCAATACCACCACCAATCAAACGTCCTTTATTGTACTTGCCTGTTACATTCCTTGTTTGTTTCTTCTTTCCAAAATCAGAAGGAGGCAAGGGCAATGA
- a CDS encoding spore germination protein translates to MWKKKPTHVRSHEPLDTTYSTIKGLLDDLIESDDFISYRYGPDEAYRLSYFQPLIDAAQLERHVLPSIAQKVEPLEKLKETISIQNCQVHHQVKEVQNKVMQGFGMITNKDNPTQALLIPLVRSEGRAVSQPEVEFSVLGPKEAFVESIDTNLLLIRKRLPIPQVKIKEIRVGSLTKTRVTVMYIDGIADEENVNTVTQRIKDIHYDEIVDSSYLIQMISDNPKSIFPQLVSSERPDRITGELGEGKVIVLVDGSPNVISGPTTLIEFFSAFEDYFMNWTIASAMRLIRLFAVFFSVLSSPLYVAILTYHYELIPMDLLATLISSRRDIPFPPILEAIILELAIELLREAGARLPTKVGQTIGIVGGIVIGTAAVEAGITSNVLLIVVALSALASFTTPIYEMSNTIRLVRFPFLLMAQFLGLLGVFISGIFVLGHLLRLTSLGRPYLAPVFPFRFKELKDTFIRLSFRYQQSRPVQMRPEDSVRSQPTPSKKGDD, encoded by the coding sequence ATGTGGAAGAAGAAGCCAACTCACGTCAGATCGCACGAACCCCTTGATACCACCTACTCTACAATTAAAGGGCTTCTGGACGATCTTATTGAATCCGATGACTTTATATCCTATCGCTATGGACCAGATGAAGCGTATCGTCTCTCTTATTTTCAGCCTCTAATCGATGCAGCTCAATTAGAGCGCCATGTGCTGCCGAGTATAGCTCAGAAAGTTGAGCCATTAGAGAAACTTAAAGAAACCATCTCGATCCAAAATTGTCAGGTTCACCACCAAGTCAAAGAAGTGCAAAACAAAGTAATGCAGGGGTTTGGCATGATTACGAACAAAGACAATCCTACTCAAGCTCTCCTTATCCCTTTAGTTCGCTCGGAAGGACGTGCCGTCTCACAGCCTGAAGTGGAATTTAGTGTACTCGGTCCAAAGGAAGCTTTTGTAGAATCCATTGACACTAACCTTTTGCTAATAAGAAAAAGACTGCCTATTCCACAGGTGAAAATAAAAGAAATTCGGGTCGGTTCGCTTACAAAGACGCGCGTTACCGTTATGTATATTGACGGGATCGCTGATGAGGAAAATGTAAATACGGTCACACAGCGGATCAAAGACATCCATTACGATGAAATAGTTGATAGTTCTTATTTGATTCAAATGATCTCAGATAATCCAAAGTCCATCTTTCCTCAACTTGTCTCATCTGAAAGGCCTGATCGAATTACAGGCGAATTGGGTGAAGGGAAAGTCATTGTGCTTGTGGATGGATCTCCCAATGTCATTTCTGGTCCGACCACATTAATTGAATTCTTCTCTGCTTTTGAAGATTATTTTATGAACTGGACCATTGCCTCAGCGATGCGTTTAATCCGGTTATTTGCTGTTTTCTTTTCTGTTTTATCATCTCCACTATATGTGGCCATCTTAACGTATCATTATGAACTTATTCCGATGGACTTACTTGCCACGCTGATTTCCTCCAGGCGGGATATCCCGTTCCCTCCTATCTTAGAGGCAATTATTTTAGAGCTAGCTATTGAACTGCTCAGGGAAGCTGGCGCGCGTTTACCGACTAAAGTTGGCCAAACAATCGGGATTGTAGGAGGTATCGTAATAGGGACCGCTGCTGTTGAAGCAGGGATCACGAGTAATGTCCTTCTGATCGTCGTTGCCCTATCTGCCCTTGCATCATTTACGACGCCGATCTATGAAATGAGTAACACCATTCGTCTCGTTCGTTTTCCGTTTCTTCTTATGGCACAATTCCTTGGGTTACTTGGGGTTTTCATAAGCGGGATCTTCGTGTTAGGGCATTTATTACGTTTAACATCTTTAGGACGACCCTATTTGGCCCCTGTTTTCCCGTTTCGTTTTAAGGAATTAAAAGATACCTTCATTCGGCTATCCTTCCGCTACCAGCAGAGCCGCCCTGTACAAATGAGACCAGAAGATTCTGTCCGATCTCAACCCACTCCATCTAAAAAAGGAGACGATTAA
- a CDS encoding Ger(x)C family spore germination protein, which yields MKKISMLLLSSFLFINGCSEKSIIEDIQIVQTMGYDYVDEESIQGTAALSVYGQSEAESTVKNVSISTTAHSVNDMKNKLQETSSQPIRNGKIETILYNKKLAERGVYEFIDYFSRDSSIGRNVQLLIVDGNAESLLSASYEIAPTVSMYLRDLIKQNLEQNLPTVNFHEFLYSYYGEGMDPFMPLVQKENGEINLSGLALFEDDRLVDQIGMDDLFIFKMLYESVQNGIYEFTIQEGGESSSEPNSNYIVTEAIGSNVHYEITDATDAPEITIHVKLEGKINEAVSLKKKENSRRLIDHVETHMEEELQEKGLQLLQRIQEKKIDPLRIGDRTRAVTRGWKEEDWKKIYPKATFNLNIDVHITQTGISK from the coding sequence ATGAAGAAAATTTCTATGCTACTTCTCTCAAGTTTCCTATTCATCAATGGTTGTTCGGAAAAGTCTATCATTGAAGATATTCAAATCGTTCAAACGATGGGCTATGACTATGTAGATGAGGAATCTATACAAGGCACCGCTGCTTTATCGGTATATGGTCAATCTGAAGCAGAATCGACTGTTAAAAATGTGAGCATCTCCACAACTGCTCATTCTGTAAATGATATGAAAAACAAGCTCCAGGAAACGAGCTCACAACCGATTCGAAACGGGAAAATAGAAACCATCTTATACAACAAGAAATTAGCTGAAAGAGGCGTTTATGAGTTTATTGATTACTTCAGCCGTGATTCGAGTATTGGCAGAAATGTGCAACTACTCATTGTAGACGGGAATGCTGAATCTTTATTATCTGCTTCCTATGAAATCGCCCCAACCGTATCGATGTACTTGCGAGACCTTATCAAACAGAACCTAGAGCAAAACTTGCCTACTGTCAATTTTCATGAATTCTTATACAGCTATTACGGAGAGGGAATGGACCCTTTCATGCCTCTTGTTCAAAAGGAAAACGGCGAAATCAATCTTAGCGGCCTTGCTTTATTCGAAGATGACCGCCTCGTTGATCAAATTGGAATGGACGACCTCTTCATCTTTAAAATGCTGTATGAAAGCGTTCAGAATGGAATTTATGAGTTCACCATTCAAGAAGGTGGAGAGAGCTCATCAGAACCCAATAGCAACTACATTGTGACAGAGGCGATCGGATCGAATGTGCACTATGAGATTACCGATGCGACAGATGCTCCTGAAATTACAATTCATGTGAAGCTAGAAGGGAAAATTAACGAAGCTGTTTCCTTAAAGAAGAAGGAAAACTCAAGACGATTGATTGATCATGTTGAAACCCATATGGAAGAAGAATTGCAGGAAAAAGGGCTTCAATTGCTCCAGAGAATTCAAGAGAAAAAGATCGATCCCCTTCGCATTGGTGACCGTACAAGAGCTGTCACAAGAGGGTGGAAGGAAGAAGATTGGAAGAAGATTTATCCTAAAGCCACTTTTAATTTGAACATCGACGTCCACATTACTCAGACCGGAATTTCTAAATAA
- a CDS encoding YesK family protein, with translation MSYLFMKAIITVSLISISLIFQKNDSKLHYIISPLFIVLSIVLLLISFFVGGWEGIGLGAISFSIMIASVISSIVMGTSALLKGCVKF, from the coding sequence ATGTCTTACTTATTCATGAAGGCTATCATTACCGTTAGTTTAATAAGCATTTCTTTGATATTTCAAAAGAATGACTCCAAGTTACACTATATCATTTCACCACTATTCATAGTGTTAAGTATTGTTTTATTACTGATCAGTTTCTTTGTGGGAGGATGGGAAGGAATAGGGTTAGGGGCTATAAGCTTTTCAATTATGATTGCCTCAGTCATCTCTTCTATCGTAATGGGGACCTCAGCTTTATTGAAAGGCTGTGTTAAATTTTAA
- a CDS encoding DUF948 domain-containing protein — protein MLEWSVLIAAIGFIVLVAYLVLTLRKVMATLAETEETLSDVRKSVTGITEEAEELIHEANQISVDVKGKMEAVDPLIESAHDVGDMIHEVTSSMKRTALDKNDRKTVRTQESQPVQIKLK, from the coding sequence ATGCTTGAGTGGAGTGTTTTAATCGCAGCGATCGGGTTTATCGTACTTGTCGCTTATTTGGTTCTAACATTACGAAAAGTCATGGCAACACTGGCGGAAACAGAAGAGACGCTGTCTGACGTCCGTAAATCCGTAACAGGGATTACGGAGGAAGCAGAAGAACTGATTCATGAAGCCAACCAAATTTCGGTTGATGTTAAAGGAAAGATGGAAGCCGTCGATCCTTTAATCGAATCCGCACACGATGTGGGCGATATGATCCATGAAGTAACAAGCTCAATGAAAAGGACTGCTTTGGATAAGAACGATAGGAAAACCGTGCGGACGCAAGAGAGTCAGCCGGTGCAGATTAAATTGAAGTGA
- a CDS encoding aldo/keto reductase: MILNQKYTLSNGVEIPKLGLGTWKIDNDDVAQTVREAINAGYRHIDTAQAYENERGVGEGILASSVKRDELFITSKVAAEIKSYDEAVASIDQSLERLGLEFIDLMLIHCPQPWNEFGSDNRYLEENRNVWRALEEAYEAGKVRAIGVSNFQQVDLENILNECNVKPMANQILANITHTPLDLIQYTQDQGILVEAYSPLAHGDLLKNEELEEIAEKYGVSVAQLSIRFDLQLGLLPLPKTVTPERMKTNTEVDFKISEEDMDYLKKV; encoded by the coding sequence ATGATTTTAAATCAAAAGTATACTCTATCAAATGGGGTAGAGATTCCTAAACTAGGTCTTGGAACTTGGAAGATTGATAATGACGATGTGGCACAGACGGTAAGAGAGGCTATAAACGCTGGGTATCGTCACATTGATACAGCACAGGCTTATGAAAATGAGAGAGGTGTCGGGGAAGGCATTCTTGCCTCTAGTGTGAAAAGAGACGAGCTGTTTATTACCTCAAAAGTCGCTGCTGAAATAAAGTCATACGATGAAGCTGTAGCATCGATCGATCAGTCGTTAGAGAGACTGGGTCTTGAATTCATTGACCTTATGCTCATTCACTGTCCGCAACCGTGGAATGAGTTCGGTAGTGACAATCGATACTTGGAAGAAAACCGTAACGTATGGAGAGCGCTAGAAGAAGCATACGAAGCCGGGAAAGTACGTGCGATTGGTGTTTCTAACTTCCAGCAAGTGGACCTTGAGAACATTTTAAATGAGTGCAACGTGAAACCAATGGCCAATCAAATCTTAGCGAATATCACGCATACTCCATTGGATTTGATCCAGTATACGCAAGACCAAGGCATCCTTGTTGAAGCTTATTCTCCTCTGGCCCATGGCGACTTGCTCAAAAACGAAGAACTTGAAGAGATCGCAGAGAAATACGGGGTTTCCGTAGCTCAATTAAGTATTCGATTCGATTTACAGCTCGGACTTCTTCCACTACCTAAAACCGTCACTCCTGAGCGTATGAAGACGAATACAGAGGTAGACTTTAAGATTAGTGAAGAGGATATGGACTATTTGAAAAAGGTGTAG
- a CDS encoding DUF3221 domain-containing protein, producing MRKGLFLMCCLLLMSLLIAGCHSSDDSVNQDMEKPSSAWYVMDKNDSKILVVKSNPKDVNNNGGYDAIWGSGDIEGVSIGDRVDIKVEGSVMESYPPQGKFGEVEILSEEKPEGATLSKSEALRKALSNMEHRLKMVEAIDFIEEKDMWSVKLQDGDEVLEVSVDDE from the coding sequence ATGAGAAAAGGACTATTTCTAATGTGCTGCTTATTGTTAATGAGTCTATTAATTGCTGGTTGTCATTCCTCAGATGACTCTGTTAATCAAGATATGGAGAAACCATCTAGTGCATGGTATGTAATGGATAAGAACGACTCTAAAATACTTGTGGTTAAATCAAACCCAAAAGACGTCAATAACAATGGGGGTTACGATGCCATATGGGGTTCTGGTGATATTGAAGGTGTATCAATAGGTGACCGAGTCGACATCAAGGTGGAAGGTAGCGTCATGGAATCCTACCCTCCACAAGGTAAGTTCGGAGAAGTTGAAATCCTTTCTGAAGAGAAACCTGAAGGAGCTACTCTATCGAAATCAGAAGCGTTGAGAAAAGCGTTAAGCAACATGGAACATCGATTAAAAATGGTGGAAGCAATCGATTTCATAGAGGAAAAAGACATGTGGAGCGTTAAGCTGCAAGATGGAGATGAGGTACTTGAAGTAAGTGTTGATGATGAATAA
- a CDS encoding AAA family ATPase — translation MKRLAILTVGKTHSGKSTFARALERELDHSFVMDQDNHAEFINAYYQKLQPEDGPNTLKHSISKLIVNYAKEHTNLHIIASSANRTKAGRQELLKNIYPPDEFVRIVVHFDLQDDLLRARVKRSERKTTIFRGDYSNFDEILERQQAESSYEGVTDPKEGEADHLFVIQDPDEVEGVMESIVELSNRL, via the coding sequence ATGAAACGACTAGCCATTCTAACCGTAGGGAAAACCCACTCAGGGAAGAGCACATTCGCCAGAGCTTTAGAAAGGGAGCTTGATCATTCTTTTGTGATGGACCAAGATAACCATGCTGAATTTATAAATGCATATTACCAAAAGCTCCAACCAGAAGACGGCCCCAATACGCTCAAGCACTCGATTTCTAAGTTAATCGTGAATTATGCTAAAGAACATACGAACCTTCACATCATCGCCAGTAGTGCGAATCGCACTAAAGCAGGAAGACAGGAGTTGCTTAAAAACATCTATCCTCCGGACGAATTTGTTCGAATAGTGGTTCACTTTGATCTACAGGATGACCTCCTCCGCGCGCGAGTGAAGCGTAGTGAACGAAAGACCACGATCTTCAGGGGTGATTATTCGAATTTTGATGAGATTCTTGAGCGTCAGCAAGCGGAGTCTTCTTATGAAGGTGTGACCGATCCGAAAGAAGGGGAAGCGGACCACCTTTTTGTTATTCAAGACCCTGATGAAGTGGAAGGTGTTATGGAGAGTATCGTGGAGCTTTCCAATCGATTATGA